Proteins from a genomic interval of Streptomyces sp. NBC_01445:
- a CDS encoding PadR family transcriptional regulator, protein MSAIRLLVLGAVRQHGRAHGYQVRNDLEYWGAHEWSNAKPGSIYHALKQMAKQGLLVAHEIAPSTAGGPPRTEYEITDKGTEEFRTLLREALVAYDQKPDILSAALGFIVDLPRQEAVELLRRRVDGIEEWRRAVTEYYSPEDGPERLGHIGEIMNFWVHSADAGAEWTRGLIGRIEGGAYTFAGEGEPFVGVLAEGQENPYATGEAHPEDPR, encoded by the coding sequence ATGTCAGCGATCCGTCTCCTGGTCCTCGGGGCCGTACGCCAGCACGGCCGCGCGCACGGCTACCAGGTGCGCAACGACCTCGAGTACTGGGGCGCGCACGAGTGGTCGAACGCCAAGCCCGGGTCGATCTATCACGCGCTCAAGCAGATGGCGAAGCAGGGACTCCTCGTCGCGCACGAGATCGCGCCGTCCACGGCCGGCGGCCCGCCGCGTACCGAGTACGAGATCACGGACAAGGGCACCGAGGAGTTCCGTACGCTGCTGCGTGAGGCGCTCGTGGCGTACGACCAGAAGCCGGACATCCTCTCGGCCGCGCTCGGCTTCATCGTCGATCTGCCGCGGCAGGAGGCGGTGGAGTTGCTGCGGCGGCGCGTGGATGGCATCGAGGAGTGGCGGCGCGCGGTCACCGAGTACTACTCGCCCGAGGACGGGCCCGAACGGCTCGGGCACATCGGCGAGATCATGAATTTCTGGGTGCACTCGGCCGACGCGGGCGCGGAGTGGACGCGCGGCCTGATCGGCCGGATCGAGGGCGGCGCGTACACGTTCGCGGGCGAGGGCGAGCCTTTTGTAGGGGTGCTCGCCGAGGGGCAGGAGAACCCCTACGCCACGGGCGAGGCACACCCCGAGGACCCTCGTTAG
- a CDS encoding mycothiol transferase codes for MLGLSDEQAATTPSASALSLSGLIKRVAETVQGWVARARQVAPDTQRTEANRADSSRLVGDESVESALAYWDKVALAAEEFIRSVPSLDDTFPLPRHDWSPHEGEASMRWMLLHPIREAARHAGHADIIRESLDGKAAYELAAMAQE; via the coding sequence GTGCTCGGGCTGAGTGACGAGCAGGCCGCGACGACCCCGAGCGCCAGCGCGCTGTCGCTGTCCGGGCTGATCAAGCGCGTCGCCGAGACCGTGCAGGGCTGGGTGGCGCGGGCCCGGCAGGTCGCGCCCGACACGCAGCGCACCGAGGCGAACCGGGCCGACAGCTCCCGGCTCGTGGGCGACGAGAGTGTCGAGTCGGCGCTCGCCTACTGGGACAAGGTGGCGCTGGCCGCCGAGGAGTTCATCCGGTCGGTGCCGAGCCTCGACGACACGTTCCCGCTGCCCCGCCATGACTGGTCCCCGCACGAGGGCGAGGCGTCCATGCGATGGATGCTGCTCCATCCGATCCGGGAGGCGGCCCGGCATGCGGGGCATGCGGACATCATCCGCGAGTCCCTCGACGGGAAGGCGGCGTACGAGCTGGCCGCGATGGCTCAGGAGTGA
- a CDS encoding glyoxalase superfamily protein: MTSHTNITHASFITLPVSDQDRALRFYVDVLGFEVTVDREMPPGRWLQVAPAGAQTVFTLSGPGMGDFTPGSARGIMLVTTDVDADCARLTAAGAEVTGPDDVPWGRMAAVSDPDGNSLMLITEKEGF; this comes from the coding sequence ATGACCAGCCACACGAACATCACGCACGCCTCTTTCATCACACTCCCCGTCTCCGACCAGGACCGCGCGCTGCGGTTCTACGTCGACGTACTCGGCTTTGAAGTCACCGTCGACCGCGAGATGCCGCCGGGCCGCTGGCTCCAGGTCGCACCGGCCGGGGCGCAGACCGTCTTCACGCTGTCCGGCCCGGGCATGGGGGATTTCACGCCGGGTTCGGCGCGGGGGATCATGTTGGTGACGACCGACGTCGACGCCGACTGCGCGCGGCTCACCGCCGCCGGAGCCGAGGTCACCGGCCCCGACGACGTGCCGTGGGGACGCATGGCCGCCGTCAGCGACCCGGACGGCAACTCGCTGATGCTCATCACGGAGAAGGAAGGCTTCTGA
- a CDS encoding ArsR/SmtB family transcription factor, translating into MTTTSATDTAGQDRLFAALANGTRREVLRLLRDEGPQPVQALADHFAMRRPSLSEHLKVLREAGLVSEERAGRQRIYRLEATPLAEVQDWLHPYERFWRGRLQGLAELLDRMPDDDES; encoded by the coding sequence ATGACGACGACGAGCGCGACCGACACCGCCGGCCAGGACCGGCTGTTCGCCGCGCTCGCCAACGGGACACGGCGCGAGGTGCTCCGCCTCCTCAGGGACGAGGGCCCGCAGCCCGTCCAGGCCCTGGCCGACCACTTCGCGATGCGCCGCCCGAGCCTCTCGGAGCACCTCAAGGTGCTGCGCGAGGCCGGCCTCGTATCGGAGGAACGAGCGGGACGGCAGCGCATCTACCGGCTCGAGGCCACCCCCCTGGCCGAGGTGCAGGACTGGCTCCATCCGTACGAGCGGTTCTGGCGCGGCCGCCTGCAGGGGCTCGCCGAACTCCTCGACCGCATGCCCGACGATGACGAGTCATGA
- a CDS encoding SRPBCC family protein, producing MSLTSITVDQFFPHPPAKVWRALTEPELITQWLMTGSEDFRLEVGHRYVMTTVPRPNTGFSGTVDVEVLAYEEERMLSVRWQDRDPANSADWTITWNLEPEGRGTRLFLVHDGFDPDDPAQMMARKIMDGGWRSHVMRALGQTLEEL from the coding sequence ATGAGCCTGACGAGCATCACGGTCGACCAGTTCTTCCCCCACCCGCCCGCCAAGGTCTGGCGCGCCCTCACCGAACCCGAGCTGATCACCCAGTGGCTGATGACGGGCAGTGAGGACTTCCGCCTCGAGGTGGGCCACCGGTACGTGATGACGACCGTGCCGCGCCCCAACACCGGCTTCTCCGGCACCGTCGACGTCGAGGTCCTCGCGTACGAGGAGGAGCGGATGCTCAGCGTCCGGTGGCAGGACCGGGATCCGGCCAATTCTGCGGACTGGACCATTACGTGGAACCTGGAGCCAGAAGGCCGTGGCACGCGTCTCTTCCTAGTGCACGACGGATTCGATCCGGACGATCCGGCACAGATGATGGCGCGGAAGATCATGGATGGGGGCTGGCGTTCGCATGTCATGCGGGCGCTGGGGCAGACGCTCGAAGAGCTGTAA
- a CDS encoding DUF397 domain-containing protein, with translation MHHVYNGMAATELHGVVWQKSRHSNSQGSCVEFAKLPGGRVAMRNSNFPEGPALVYTPAEIEAMLLGAKDGEFDHLIADG, from the coding sequence GTGCACCACGTGTACAACGGCATGGCGGCCACGGAGCTTCACGGTGTGGTCTGGCAGAAGAGCAGGCACAGCAACTCGCAGGGCTCCTGCGTGGAGTTCGCGAAATTGCCGGGGGGGCGAGTGGCGATGCGCAACTCGAACTTCCCGGAGGGCCCGGCACTCGTCTACACGCCCGCCGAGATCGAGGCGATGCTGCTGGGCGCCAAGGACGGGGAGTTCGACCATCTGATAGCCGACGGATGA
- a CDS encoding ATP-binding protein, whose amino-acid sequence MGTNGPAMLEPLRQGLPPLDPSGVSSSASCALPARYEAVGSARNFTRGTLDGWDVAERFDDVCLVVSELVTNALRHGLPADTPRSQDPPVRLHLLRWTSRLVCAVRDPSDESPVARETDDDFNAESGRGLFLVDSFSDSWGWHPLAGTLNGKVVWALFRL is encoded by the coding sequence ATGGGGACGAATGGACCGGCCATGCTCGAGCCGTTAAGGCAGGGGCTTCCGCCACTCGACCCTTCAGGCGTCTCCAGCTCCGCCTCCTGCGCACTTCCCGCACGGTACGAAGCGGTGGGCAGCGCCCGTAACTTCACGCGCGGGACGCTCGACGGCTGGGACGTGGCCGAGAGATTCGACGACGTCTGCCTCGTCGTCTCCGAACTCGTCACAAATGCCCTGCGGCACGGGCTGCCCGCGGACACCCCGCGCTCACAGGACCCGCCGGTGCGACTGCACCTGTTGCGCTGGACCTCACGCCTGGTGTGCGCGGTGCGCGACCCCAGCGACGAGAGCCCCGTCGCCCGCGAGACGGACGACGACTTCAACGCCGAATCGGGCCGTGGCCTGTTCCTCGTCGACTCGTTCAGCGACAGCTGGGGCTGGCATCCGCTGGCCGGCACGCTGAACGGGAAAGTGGTGTGGGCGCTGTTCCGGCTGTGA